In Stieleria varia, one genomic interval encodes:
- a CDS encoding TIGR01212 family radical SAM protein (This family includes YhcC from E. coli K-12, an uncharacterized radical SAM protein.): MNSFGASLRRRFGGRIQRVSIDAGFTCPNVDGAVARGGCNFCDNRSFSPSRRVRLQQVSEQLDLGMQSVRRRYDRVAGFIAYFQPATNTYAPVDQLREVYQLALGRSDDVVGLAIGTRPDCVPDSVLDLMSELALRHHVSLEFGMQTMHDAGLQWMNRAHSHEHMINAIDRARGRGFECCVHIILGIPGESHEMMMQTADEVARLGFDAIKLHNLYSVKGTPLGEEVLAGTIQMMERDAYVQTVVDFLERMSPETIVERVSGDAPPNYLIEPKWCLEKSALRLEIEQEFQRRGTRQGSRYRPPKVPPCMRPRPADNTPQSIRDQIDTRGRLPVLKMES, from the coding sequence ATGAATTCTTTTGGTGCTTCGCTCCGCCGTCGTTTTGGGGGACGCATTCAGCGAGTCAGCATCGACGCCGGGTTCACGTGTCCCAATGTGGACGGTGCGGTCGCCCGGGGCGGGTGCAATTTTTGCGACAACCGATCGTTCAGCCCCTCGCGGCGCGTTCGTCTGCAGCAGGTCAGCGAGCAATTGGATCTGGGGATGCAGAGCGTACGTCGCCGATACGATCGCGTCGCCGGTTTCATCGCTTACTTTCAGCCGGCGACAAACACTTACGCTCCTGTCGATCAGTTGCGTGAGGTTTATCAGTTGGCGTTGGGGCGAAGCGACGATGTGGTCGGCTTGGCAATCGGGACACGTCCAGACTGTGTTCCCGACAGTGTCTTGGACCTGATGTCAGAACTTGCATTGCGGCATCATGTGTCGCTGGAATTCGGCATGCAAACGATGCACGACGCTGGGTTGCAGTGGATGAATCGTGCACACAGTCACGAGCACATGATCAACGCGATTGATCGAGCACGGGGGCGCGGGTTCGAGTGCTGTGTCCATATCATCTTGGGCATCCCCGGTGAATCTCATGAGATGATGATGCAGACGGCGGATGAAGTCGCACGGTTGGGATTCGATGCGATCAAGCTGCACAATCTGTACTCGGTCAAAGGCACCCCGTTGGGCGAGGAAGTGTTAGCGGGGACGATCCAGATGATGGAGCGCGATGCATACGTGCAAACCGTCGTGGATTTCCTGGAACGGATGTCACCCGAGACGATTGTGGAGCGAGTCAGCGGCGACGCGCCGCCGAACTACTTGATCGAGCCGAAGTGGTGCTTGGAGAAGTCTGCCCTGCGTCTTGAGATTGAACAAGAGTTCCAGCGTCGAGGAACACGTCAAGGCAGTCGCTATCGTCCGCCGAAGGTGCCGCCCTGCATGCGACCACGTCCGGCTGACAACACGCCGCAGTCGATTCGTGACCAAATCGATACACGGGGCCGGTTGCCTGTGTTGAAAATGGAGTCGTAG
- a CDS encoding acyltransferase family protein, with translation MSQELSAPPSFLKPHKRIYELDGLRALAAINLVLFHFTHVYSVKFGYSTPLGFEWPYGAYGTEMFFILSGFVNSMSLLRRGKPVDFVAARMIRIMPVFFMMILANLWIMQYAPLNSQPVTTGQFAANMTLLPRVLGYECLDPVMWTLQIEMMFYFTLVTMFRFGALRRYFVGWGSLLVLSYFVCPTLDGVAAENQSTTWFAAATALRRLMLLDFVPLFAIGFLLYMIKTDVGKKWHNLVGIVLAAFVFHSIDHGKHNPAATALIVGLVAASAYGIVPLLRIRPLVFISTISYAIYLCHNNLGCVLIRRFDSIGYPPVVCFLLTIVFSVCVAVLVTNWIEGPITKLLRTGWERYRRKESSASVQPAVE, from the coding sequence ATGTCTCAAGAACTTTCCGCTCCACCGAGTTTTCTGAAGCCGCACAAGCGGATTTATGAATTGGACGGATTGCGTGCGTTGGCAGCGATCAATCTGGTGCTGTTTCATTTCACGCATGTTTACAGCGTCAAATTTGGATACAGCACTCCGCTTGGGTTTGAGTGGCCGTACGGAGCGTACGGCACGGAGATGTTTTTTATCCTCAGTGGTTTCGTCAACAGCATGTCGTTGCTCCGCCGCGGCAAGCCGGTTGACTTTGTCGCGGCCAGAATGATTCGCATCATGCCGGTGTTTTTCATGATGATCCTCGCCAACCTGTGGATCATGCAGTACGCGCCGTTGAACTCACAACCGGTAACCACCGGGCAATTTGCGGCCAACATGACCTTACTGCCTCGCGTCTTGGGCTACGAATGCTTGGACCCGGTGATGTGGACATTGCAGATTGAGATGATGTTCTACTTCACTCTCGTCACCATGTTCCGCTTCGGCGCTCTGCGGCGATACTTCGTCGGCTGGGGCAGCCTGCTGGTCCTGTCCTACTTTGTCTGCCCAACGCTTGATGGCGTTGCGGCCGAGAATCAGAGCACGACTTGGTTTGCCGCAGCGACAGCGCTCAGACGTTTGATGCTGCTTGATTTCGTGCCGCTCTTTGCCATCGGTTTTTTGTTGTACATGATCAAAACGGACGTCGGCAAGAAGTGGCACAACCTAGTCGGTATCGTGCTGGCCGCCTTTGTGTTCCACAGCATCGATCACGGCAAGCACAACCCGGCTGCCACCGCACTGATCGTGGGCTTGGTCGCAGCCAGCGCTTATGGCATCGTTCCTCTGCTGCGGATTCGCCCGCTGGTTTTCATCAGCACGATCTCGTACGCAATCTACCTGTGCCACAACAATCTTGGCTGCGTCCTGATCCGTCGATTCGATTCGATCGGGTATCCACCTGTCGTCTGTTTCCTGCTGACAATCGTCTTTTCCGTTTGCGTCGCAGTCTTGGTCACCAATTGGATCGAAGGCCCGATTACGAAACTGCTACGAACGGGTTGGGAACGATACCGACGCAAAGAAAGCAGCGCATCGGTTCAGCCAGCCGTTGAATAA
- a CDS encoding nucleoside hydrolase — MTRKIILDCDPGIDDAVALCMALFDPRLEVLAITATAGTVAADQATSNVASIVGALDPPRYPRFGKATESDRVAISDDIHLNGPDGLAGCCLETTDRQHSTPSEKVIAELLRKYPGEITLVCLGPLTNLARLCERDPGVMRMIDKIVISGGAVTSPGNATAVAERNMYFDAASANAVFASPTTKSLMPLDVTDQVSFGLEILEQLPAKYTRAGQLLHKMLSFAFRTAHQKLGRELIPFHDATALLSVTEPELFQWQEMAGKVETSGELTRGMTVFDQRLRPQWQRNMEVACGVDEVTAKAAIVRALRYAGQES; from the coding sequence ATGACAAGAAAAATCATCCTCGATTGCGACCCCGGGATCGACGACGCGGTCGCACTCTGCATGGCGTTGTTTGACCCGCGTCTGGAAGTCCTAGCGATCACGGCGACCGCCGGGACCGTCGCCGCCGATCAGGCGACGTCCAATGTGGCGTCGATCGTCGGAGCTTTGGACCCGCCGCGTTATCCTCGATTCGGCAAAGCAACCGAGTCGGATCGGGTGGCGATTTCAGACGACATTCATCTCAACGGTCCAGACGGCTTGGCCGGCTGCTGCCTGGAAACCACCGATCGCCAACATTCCACGCCGAGCGAAAAAGTCATCGCGGAGCTGCTGCGCAAGTATCCCGGCGAAATCACCCTGGTTTGCCTGGGGCCGTTGACCAATTTGGCGAGATTGTGCGAGCGCGATCCGGGTGTGATGAGAATGATCGACAAGATCGTGATCAGCGGAGGGGCAGTCACCAGCCCGGGAAATGCAACTGCGGTTGCGGAACGCAACATGTATTTTGACGCAGCATCGGCCAACGCAGTCTTTGCGTCGCCCACCACCAAAAGCTTGATGCCGCTGGACGTGACCGATCAAGTCTCCTTTGGGCTCGAGATCTTGGAGCAATTGCCGGCCAAGTACACACGTGCGGGCCAATTGTTGCACAAGATGCTGTCGTTTGCGTTTCGCACGGCGCACCAGAAATTAGGCCGCGAACTGATTCCCTTTCATGACGCGACGGCGTTATTGTCGGTGACGGAGCCGGAGCTGTTTCAATGGCAGGAAATGGCGGGCAAGGTCGAGACGAGCGGTGAGTTAACACGCGGCATGACCGTCTTTGATCAACGTTTGCGACCTCAGTGGCAGCGCAACATGGAAGTCGCTTGCGGGGTAGATGAAGTGACCGCCAAGGCAGCCATCGTGCGGGCCCTGCGATACGCAGGACAAGAAAGTTAG
- the trpD gene encoding anthranilate phosphoribosyltransferase produces MTDFADAIDQVQHGHDLPAEQTSDLIDLMLQGNADEKQVSDLLLALRDKGEAVSELVGAARAMRRHMTRIPHGHGTLLDTCGTGGSHSGTFNISTAIAIVAAAAGVPVAKHGNRKATSLTGSADVLEELGVPIESEPDAVAQRLNEQGICFCFAVKLHPAMRHVVGIRRKLGVKTLFNLLGPLCNPAGATHQLLGTSSCDAQTKIADAISQLGTVRSFVVHGRDGQDEVSLDGYTDAIDVTTGGQSQQRWVPEDFGLAPTTMESLSAANPAQSAQIIREIFDGHSSPRADTVLAGTAAALLLVGEVDSLRDGVSKARETIQSGAAKAKLQELVAS; encoded by the coding sequence ATGACAGACTTTGCCGACGCGATCGATCAAGTCCAGCATGGACATGACTTGCCAGCCGAACAGACCAGCGATCTGATCGACCTGATGCTGCAGGGCAACGCAGACGAAAAGCAAGTCTCAGACTTGCTGCTGGCCTTGCGAGATAAAGGTGAAGCGGTCAGTGAACTGGTCGGCGCGGCCCGTGCGATGCGTCGTCATATGACTCGCATCCCACACGGACACGGCACCCTGCTGGATACCTGCGGCACCGGTGGCAGCCACAGCGGAACATTCAACATCAGCACGGCGATCGCGATCGTCGCCGCGGCAGCGGGAGTTCCGGTCGCCAAGCACGGCAATCGCAAGGCGACCAGTTTGACCGGCTCTGCGGATGTCTTGGAGGAGTTGGGAGTCCCGATCGAATCGGAACCTGATGCGGTGGCCCAGCGTTTGAACGAACAAGGAATCTGCTTCTGTTTCGCGGTCAAGCTGCATCCTGCGATGCGGCACGTGGTCGGAATTCGTCGAAAACTGGGCGTCAAAACCCTGTTCAACTTACTCGGCCCCTTGTGTAACCCCGCCGGTGCGACGCACCAATTGCTGGGCACTTCATCTTGCGACGCACAAACTAAGATTGCGGATGCGATCTCGCAGTTGGGGACCGTGCGATCGTTCGTGGTCCATGGTCGCGACGGTCAGGACGAAGTCTCCTTGGACGGCTACACCGATGCGATCGACGTTACCACGGGCGGCCAATCTCAACAGCGATGGGTGCCCGAAGATTTTGGATTGGCACCGACCACCATGGAATCGCTGTCCGCAGCCAATCCTGCACAAAGCGCTCAGATCATCCGCGAGATCTTTGACGGCCACTCAAGCCCCAGAGCAGACACCGTTCTAGCGGGCACCGCCGCCGCTTTGTTGTTGGTGGGTGAAGTCGACTCGTTGAGGGATGGGGTCAGCAAAGCACGCGAGACGATCCAAAGCGGCGCGGCGAAAGCAAAACTGCAAGAGCTGGTCGCCAGCTAG
- a CDS encoding DUF2617 domain-containing protein — protein MLSVRPKVAELAFHVFSRPLHPELYSIHQTRRIERSEYHAKIDITNCGHVITWKTTGRSFDAPSSGPKDAKSIQADLKGLSPLSKHAGLFDIEALCDTDSEDIDTGAGSVTLCEVATGVHQPLPKRRCLVKQALKGSRTERKTCRGGVTYRTHFQLEPVEPDLFFMVQQQLGKQPTEGLLHNFDASGRMAMGALSYINIETRRKSMLVQAIHTFPDDYAIVKVESLFSLPE, from the coding sequence GTGCTGTCGGTTCGCCCCAAAGTTGCTGAGCTAGCGTTTCACGTTTTTAGCCGGCCCCTCCACCCAGAACTTTACTCCATCCACCAAACCCGGCGGATCGAGCGAAGTGAGTATCACGCCAAAATCGACATCACCAACTGCGGTCATGTTATCACTTGGAAGACCACAGGACGAAGTTTTGATGCTCCCAGTTCCGGCCCCAAGGACGCGAAATCGATCCAAGCGGACCTCAAGGGGCTTTCTCCGCTGTCCAAGCATGCCGGTCTTTTCGACATCGAGGCGCTTTGCGACACGGATTCAGAGGACATTGATACGGGGGCAGGTTCGGTGACTTTGTGCGAAGTCGCCACCGGAGTCCACCAGCCCTTGCCCAAACGCCGTTGTTTGGTCAAGCAAGCCCTCAAGGGCAGTCGCACGGAAAGAAAGACGTGCCGCGGCGGAGTCACCTACCGGACGCATTTTCAGTTGGAACCGGTCGAGCCGGACCTGTTTTTCATGGTTCAACAGCAATTGGGCAAGCAACCCACCGAAGGCCTGCTGCATAACTTTGACGCCAGCGGACGAATGGCGATGGGGGCGTTGAGCTACATCAACATCGAGACGCGACGAAAATCGATGCTCGTGCAAGCGATCCATACCTTTCCCGACGACTATGCGATCGTCAAAGTCGAGTCGTTGTTCTCGTTGCCAGAGTAA
- a CDS encoding anthranilate synthase component II yields MVIVIDNYDSFTYNLVQRLGEIDADADIRVFRNDQVTLSELDALNPSRLIVSPGPCTPNEAGISVDCIKHFTGRIPMLGVCLGHQSIGQAFGGKIIRAPQLMHGKTDEIFHDNQGLFAGSEMPFVATRYHSLVIDPDTLPDELVVSAWTDTGGVRQIMGVRHRRHALEGWQFHPESFLTQPGIALLTRFLKW; encoded by the coding sequence ATGGTCATCGTCATCGATAACTACGATTCGTTCACTTACAACCTGGTTCAACGCTTGGGTGAGATCGATGCGGACGCGGACATCCGCGTTTTTCGTAACGATCAAGTCACGCTGAGCGAACTGGATGCGTTGAATCCGTCGCGTCTGATCGTCTCGCCAGGACCATGCACGCCCAATGAAGCGGGTATCAGTGTCGACTGCATCAAACACTTCACGGGCCGCATTCCGATGCTGGGCGTTTGCCTGGGACATCAATCCATCGGCCAAGCGTTCGGTGGCAAGATCATTCGTGCACCACAGTTGATGCACGGCAAGACGGATGAAATCTTTCACGACAACCAGGGCCTGTTCGCCGGCTCCGAAATGCCATTCGTTGCGACACGTTATCACTCGCTGGTCATCGATCCCGATACGTTGCCCGATGAACTCGTCGTTTCCGCGTGGACCGATACCGGCGGCGTTCGGCAAATCATGGGCGTGCGACATCGCCGGCACGCGCTCGAAGGCTGGCAGTTTCACCCCGAGAGCTTTCTCACTCAGCCCGGCATCGCACTGCTAACCCGATTCTTGAAATGGTAA
- a CDS encoding HisA/HisF-related TIM barrel protein: protein MPDDSAAPFRPETIGKLVGVIDLKSGQAVHAVAGKRDDYRPIAIARGEIIDGDFVALASLYGRLGIRQLYLADLDGITSGKPQTDCVERLLSEIDWSPTALFWDSGWRSGQALESIVTWTTQFACLIPIIATECVAGIGCLERFVSQISPSRICLSMDFRNGQFVSRSGNQADWLAACQRNSLGWILPLDVSTVGTGQSARGVELCRGLKEVAKQSSTRIVSGGGVRSDEDVESYLTAGCDKVLVASALL, encoded by the coding sequence GTGCCCGATGATTCTGCCGCTCCATTCCGACCGGAGACCATCGGCAAACTGGTCGGAGTGATCGATCTCAAGTCCGGTCAAGCCGTGCATGCGGTAGCGGGCAAGCGTGACGACTATCGTCCAATCGCCATCGCTCGTGGCGAAATCATCGACGGCGATTTTGTCGCTCTGGCCAGTCTCTATGGTAGACTTGGCATTCGCCAACTCTATCTCGCGGACCTGGATGGCATCACATCGGGCAAGCCACAAACCGACTGCGTCGAGCGATTGCTCAGTGAGATTGACTGGAGTCCGACAGCGCTTTTTTGGGATTCAGGATGGCGCAGCGGGCAGGCATTGGAATCGATCGTGACTTGGACAACGCAATTTGCTTGTTTGATACCCATCATCGCGACCGAATGTGTTGCTGGCATCGGCTGCCTGGAGCGATTCGTCAGTCAGATTTCGCCCTCACGGATTTGCTTGAGCATGGATTTTCGCAACGGCCAGTTCGTTTCGCGCTCAGGCAACCAAGCCGATTGGCTTGCCGCATGCCAACGAAATTCACTGGGATGGATTTTGCCGCTGGATGTTTCGACCGTCGGAACTGGGCAATCCGCGCGCGGAGTCGAACTGTGTCGCGGTCTAAAAGAGGTTGCCAAACAATCCTCCACACGGATCGTCAGTGGTGGCGGAGTACGCAGCGACGAGGATGTGGAGTCCTATCTCACCGCAGGGTGCGATAAGGTTTTGGTCGCATCGGCTCTGTTGTGA